From Yersinia hibernica, a single genomic window includes:
- the mtnA gene encoding S-methyl-5-thioribose-1-phosphate isomerase gives MKTFNTLDLQTIHSHITQLQTTSLRIIDGQLWILDQQALPQRQEWLSADTVELLIEHIQALRVRGAPLIGLSASLLLALLAERGLPQAQLEQALIALRESRPTAVNLMNNLARMQQALLQANWVEAMAREALRLVEEDRELCEQIAQHGAELVKPGSNLLTHCNTGGLATAGIGTAIGVLLRAHQQGKIKQVWVDETRPLLQGGRLTAWELGELGIPYQLICDSMAASLMAQGKVDAIWVGADRIAANGDVANKIGTYSLAVLAHYHRIPFYVAAPHTTSDPGCPNGAAIPIEQRNASEVKGVSGSFGHCQWAPEAAAVYNPAFDVTPAALITGWVLDSGVVTPEQVAAGFFQPKN, from the coding sequence ATGAAGACGTTTAACACGCTCGACTTACAAACAATCCATTCACACATTACTCAGTTACAGACGACTAGCTTAAGAATTATAGATGGCCAGCTGTGGATACTGGACCAACAGGCCTTGCCACAGCGCCAGGAATGGCTGTCAGCCGATACGGTAGAATTGCTGATTGAGCATATTCAGGCGCTGCGGGTGCGCGGTGCGCCACTAATTGGGTTATCAGCCAGCCTGCTGCTGGCTTTACTGGCAGAGCGCGGCTTGCCGCAAGCTCAGCTTGAACAAGCCCTGATTGCACTGCGGGAATCGCGCCCAACGGCAGTGAATTTGATGAATAATTTGGCGCGGATGCAACAAGCATTACTGCAAGCCAATTGGGTTGAAGCTATGGCCCGCGAGGCATTGCGTCTGGTAGAGGAAGACCGCGAGTTATGTGAGCAGATTGCCCAGCATGGTGCTGAGTTGGTCAAACCCGGCAGCAATTTACTCACCCACTGCAACACTGGCGGGTTAGCCACCGCGGGCATTGGTACCGCCATCGGCGTATTACTGCGCGCTCATCAGCAAGGCAAAATAAAACAGGTGTGGGTCGATGAAACTCGCCCCTTGTTGCAAGGCGGGCGCTTAACCGCCTGGGAGCTGGGCGAACTGGGCATTCCTTATCAATTGATTTGTGATTCGATGGCTGCCAGCTTGATGGCCCAAGGCAAGGTCGATGCTATCTGGGTTGGGGCTGATCGCATTGCTGCTAATGGCGATGTTGCGAATAAAATTGGCACCTATAGCTTGGCAGTATTGGCGCATTATCACCGCATTCCATTTTACGTGGCTGCGCCACATACTACCTCTGACCCGGGCTGCCCAAATGGTGCGGCAATACCCATAGAGCAGCGAAATGCCAGTGAAGTCAAAGGGGTGTCCGGGAGTTTTGGTCATTGCCAATGGGCACCCGAAGCGGCCGCAGTGTATAACCCGGCCTTTGATGTCACCCCAGCCGCATTAATCACGGGCTGGGTATTAGACAGCGGCGTGGTCACGCCGGAACAAGTGGCTGCTGGCTTCTTTCAGCCCAAGAATTAG
- the mtnC gene encoding acireductone synthase — protein sequence MIQAIVTDIEGTTTDIRFVHQVLFPYARERLTAFLHEHRQDDDVASALLGLGREIEQPHADIETLITTLHRFMDEDRKSTALKAIQGIIWRTGYLQGDFRGHLYADVAPQLAAWQQQGVGLYVYSSGSVDAQKLLFGYSDAGDLQPLFSGYFDTHVGAKREVSAYRNIANQLAIAPAALLFLSDIRQELDAAQLAGWQTCQLIRDLPDSESRHRQVSRFDEINLEDFTA from the coding sequence ATGATTCAGGCCATAGTCACTGATATTGAAGGCACCACGACCGACATCCGATTTGTCCATCAAGTGCTTTTTCCTTATGCCCGCGAGCGGCTGACCGCTTTCTTACATGAGCATCGACAGGATGACGATGTTGCCAGCGCCTTGCTGGGGTTAGGCCGTGAGATTGAGCAACCGCATGCAGATATTGAAACGCTGATTACCACTTTGCACCGTTTTATGGATGAAGACCGCAAATCTACGGCATTGAAAGCTATTCAGGGGATTATTTGGCGCACTGGCTACCTGCAAGGGGATTTCCGTGGGCATTTGTATGCTGATGTTGCTCCGCAACTGGCGGCCTGGCAGCAACAAGGGGTGGGGCTGTATGTCTATTCATCCGGCTCGGTTGATGCGCAAAAATTATTGTTTGGCTACAGTGATGCCGGTGATTTACAGCCACTGTTCAGCGGTTATTTTGACACCCATGTTGGGGCGAAACGCGAAGTGAGCGCTTACCGGAATATCGCTAATCAGTTGGCCATTGCACCGGCTGCATTACTCTTTTTGTCCGATATTCGCCAGGAATTGGATGCCGCCCAGCTTGCCGGTTGGCAGACTTGCCAGTTGATTCGCGACCTTCCCGATAGTGAAAGCCGCCATCGCCAAGTCAGCCGTTTTGATGAGATAAACCTCGAGGATTTTACTGCATGA
- a CDS encoding methylthioribulose 1-phosphate dehydratase has protein sequence MTENVQLGALLAACHWIGEKGWCPATGGNMSLRLDSTQCLVTESGKDKGSLTADDFLLVETANNYVPSGRTPSAETGLHTLLYRLYPAINAVLHTHSVNATVLSRVERSNRLVLQGYEMQKSLAGQRSHLDSVVIPIFDNDQDIPALALRVTAWADNNPLRYGFLVRGHGLYCWGSSVSEARRHLEGLEFLFQCELQRRLLDANFKAETK, from the coding sequence ATGACAGAAAATGTACAACTGGGCGCGCTGCTGGCCGCCTGCCACTGGATTGGTGAGAAGGGCTGGTGCCCGGCGACTGGCGGTAATATGTCCCTGCGGCTGGACTCGACGCAATGTTTGGTTACCGAGTCGGGCAAAGATAAAGGCAGTCTGACGGCCGATGATTTCTTGCTGGTGGAGACGGCGAATAATTATGTGCCCAGCGGGCGTACACCATCGGCGGAAACCGGCCTGCATACCTTGCTATATCGTCTGTATCCAGCAATTAATGCGGTGTTACATACTCACTCGGTGAATGCTACTGTGCTGTCGCGAGTAGAACGTAGCAATAGGTTGGTGCTGCAAGGCTATGAGATGCAGAAATCGCTTGCCGGGCAACGTAGCCACCTTGATAGCGTGGTTATCCCTATTTTCGATAATGATCAAGATATCCCGGCTTTGGCACTGCGAGTTACGGCATGGGCTGATAATAACCCGTTGCGTTACGGCTTCTTGGTGCGCGGCCATGGTTTGTACTGCTGGGGAAGCAGCGTGTCTGAAGCACGCCGCCATTTGGAAGGGCTGGAGTTCCTGTTTCAGTGCGAACTGCAACGCCGCCTGCTGGACGCAAACTTTAAAGCGGAGACAAAATGA
- a CDS encoding 1,2-dihydroxy-3-keto-5-methylthiopentene dioxygenase — translation MSGLTIFSDEQPEQPLWQSRDAEEIQQQLAAIGVRFERWQADCELGENPQPDTVIAAYQHEIDRLVAEKGYQSWDVISMRPDNAQREVLREKFLSEHTHGEDEVRFFVEGFGLFCLHLKGKIYQILCEKNDLLSVPANTPHWFDMGSKPNFTAIRVFDNPEGWVAHFTGDKIADVYPRLD, via the coding sequence ATGAGCGGATTAACCATTTTTAGTGATGAACAGCCAGAACAGCCGCTGTGGCAAAGCCGCGATGCTGAAGAAATTCAACAGCAATTGGCCGCCATTGGCGTGCGATTTGAGCGCTGGCAGGCAGACTGCGAGCTAGGCGAAAACCCGCAGCCAGATACCGTGATTGCAGCTTATCAGCATGAAATCGACCGATTAGTGGCGGAAAAAGGCTATCAGAGCTGGGATGTGATCAGCATGCGCCCTGATAATGCGCAGCGGGAAGTATTGCGCGAAAAATTTTTATCGGAGCATACCCATGGTGAAGATGAGGTGCGTTTCTTCGTGGAAGGTTTTGGGCTGTTTTGCTTGCATTTGAAAGGCAAGATTTATCAAATTCTTTGCGAAAAGAATGACTTGCTATCCGTGCCAGCCAATACTCCTCATTGGTTTGATATGGGGTCTAAACCGAATTTTACCGCCATTCGCGTATTTGATAACCCTGAGGGTTGGGTGGCGCATTTTACCGGCGATAAGATTGCTGATGTTTATCCGCGCTTAGATTGA